One genomic window of Deinococcus multiflagellatus includes the following:
- the trpC gene encoding indole-3-glycerol phosphate synthase TrpC encodes MTGGGVGAELDFSRVPGVLGRIVAERVADYRAADPVLGAARPAARRFEAALRGPDLALIAEVKRASPSQGAIAPLDPAQAARAYEAGGAAAISVLTEPRHFSGDAQALRDVVAGVALPALRKDFVVHPAMLREAADWGASAALLMVSVLHEATGEFLAQAQHLGLDALVEVHDERELDLALETGARIIGVNNRDLTTLHIDLAVSPRLIRRAREKGFEGVLVAESGYRTPADITGVRGLADAVLVGTSLAGSGDLERAARDLMAGV; translated from the coding sequence ATGACAGGGGGGGGCGTGGGGGCAGAACTGGACTTTTCCCGGGTGCCGGGGGTACTGGGGCGCATTGTGGCCGAGCGGGTGGCCGATTACCGGGCAGCCGACCCGGTCCTGGGCGCGGCCCGGCCAGCGGCGCGGCGGTTCGAGGCGGCCCTGCGCGGCCCCGATCTGGCCCTGATTGCCGAGGTCAAGCGGGCCAGCCCCAGCCAGGGGGCCATTGCGCCCCTGGACCCGGCGCAGGCGGCGCGGGCCTACGAAGCTGGCGGCGCGGCGGCCATCAGCGTGCTCACCGAGCCCCGGCACTTCAGCGGCGACGCCCAGGCCCTGCGCGACGTGGTGGCCGGCGTGGCCCTGCCCGCGCTGCGCAAGGACTTCGTGGTGCATCCGGCCATGCTGCGCGAGGCGGCCGACTGGGGCGCCTCGGCCGCGCTGCTGATGGTGAGCGTGCTGCACGAGGCCACGGGCGAGTTTCTGGCGCAGGCCCAGCATCTGGGGCTCGACGCCCTGGTGGAAGTGCACGACGAACGCGAACTGGACCTCGCGCTGGAAACCGGCGCCCGCATCATCGGGGTGAACAACCGCGACCTCACCACCCTGCACATTGACCTGGCGGTGAGCCCCCGCCTGATCCGCCGGGCCCGCGAGAAAGGCTTTGAAGGCGTGCTGGTGGCCGAAAGTGGCTACCGCACCCCGGCCGACATCACTGGCGTGCGCGGCCTGGCCGACGCCGTGCTGGTGGGCACCAGCCTGGCGGGCAGCGGCGACCTGGAACGCGCCGCGCGCGACCTGATGGCCGGGGTGTGA
- the purM gene encoding phosphoribosylformylglycinamidine cyclo-ligase, with the protein MTGNTTGAPASAYERSGVSIDAGHRAVELMKGAVARTHTPQVLGGLGGFGGLFRAAFGHMEDPVLVASTDGVGTKTKVAVRTGQFAGLGADIVNHCVNDILVQGARPLFFLDYVAMGKLLPERVAEVVTGAAQACEALGVALLGGETAEMPGVYVEGELDIVGTIVGVVDRPALVSGRRIQAGDRVVALPSAGLHTNGFSLARMALDDLNWQEARADLGGQTLAQVLPVPHRAYLHAYDALQAAGVDVRGMAHITGGGLVDNPPRVFPQGIGMQVDLGSWTVPPVFELIVARAQVAREEAFRALNMGVGFLFIVPAAQEAAALDTLRAAGEQPWVIGEMVPGQGVSFRGAS; encoded by the coding sequence ATGACAGGGAACACGACAGGCGCGCCCGCCTCGGCTTACGAGCGCTCGGGGGTCAGTATTGATGCCGGGCACCGCGCAGTGGAACTGATGAAGGGGGCGGTGGCCCGCACCCACACGCCCCAGGTGCTGGGCGGCCTGGGCGGCTTTGGCGGGCTGTTCCGCGCCGCCTTTGGGCACATGGAGGACCCCGTGCTGGTGGCCAGCACCGATGGCGTGGGCACCAAGACCAAGGTGGCGGTGCGCACCGGGCAGTTTGCCGGCCTGGGCGCCGACATCGTGAACCACTGCGTGAACGACATTCTGGTGCAGGGCGCGCGGCCCCTGTTTTTTCTGGACTACGTGGCGATGGGCAAGCTGCTCCCCGAGCGTGTGGCCGAGGTCGTGACCGGCGCTGCCCAGGCCTGCGAGGCGCTGGGCGTGGCCCTGCTGGGCGGCGAAACCGCCGAGATGCCCGGCGTGTACGTGGAAGGCGAGCTGGACATCGTGGGCACCATCGTGGGTGTGGTGGACCGCCCGGCGCTGGTGAGTGGCCGCCGCATTCAGGCCGGGGACCGCGTGGTGGCCCTGCCCAGCGCGGGGCTGCACACCAACGGCTTTTCCCTGGCCCGCATGGCGCTGGACGACCTGAACTGGCAGGAGGCCCGCGCCGATCTGGGCGGCCAGACGCTGGCCCAAGTGCTGCCGGTGCCGCACCGTGCGTACCTGCACGCGTACGACGCCCTGCAGGCGGCGGGCGTGGACGTGCGCGGCATGGCGCACATCACCGGGGGCGGGCTGGTGGACAACCCGCCGCGCGTCTTTCCCCAGGGGATTGGTATGCAGGTGGACCTGGGCTCGTGGACGGTGCCCCCGGTCTTTGAACTGATTGTGGCCCGGGCGCAGGTGGCGCGCGAGGAAGCCTTCCGGGCCCTGAACATGGGCGTGGGCTTCCTGTTCATCGTGCCGGCGGCCCAGGAAGCGGCGGCGCTGGACACCCTGCGCGCAGCGGGCGAGCAGCCCTGGGTGATTGGCGAGATGGTGCCGGGCCAGGGCGTGAGCTTCCGGGGCGCGTCTTGA
- a CDS encoding ATP-grasp domain-containing protein, whose translation MPHPHILLLTLHDPTEFAFPAWLPGLPPGALSLVLDRDSVTADDLTALAADPAYGFVRAYPNYLNNGNVYADLDALHRTRPVTHILAFGEDDVLRAARLRERWGLPGQGVASAASFRDKVLARAQVQAAGVPAHPGAALNGPLDLLDFVAAHGLPVFVKPRTSSGSVFGRQIADPAALTAFLESGFAPRVPYAEYVSDLCVETFHPGRLYHVDGIAVGAQVAWSWPSQYLTPGLEIGAFAQTQVVGSFMLSRQDPLFGPLQTYARAVCAALNLPSGHTFHAEIFVHEDGSLSLCEIACRTGGGRINDTLHRAGGPNLNEWQCRLQAGMVDEAAAQAHLQALEPAQLCGWLLFPPQEGVCLRVPDFTELPGVQAAQLNIAPGEAGWARGFSGDAAGHVVMGAPDGPALARAMGAALARVQEGLVFGPAEAVLPPC comes from the coding sequence ATGCCCCACCCCCACATCCTGCTGCTGACCCTGCACGATCCCACCGAATTTGCCTTTCCAGCGTGGCTGCCCGGGTTGCCCCCCGGCGCGCTGAGCCTGGTGCTGGACAGGGACAGCGTAACGGCCGACGACCTGACGGCCCTGGCGGCTGACCCGGCCTACGGCTTTGTGCGCGCTTACCCCAACTACCTGAACAACGGCAACGTGTATGCCGATCTGGACGCCCTGCACCGCACGCGCCCCGTGACCCACATCCTGGCCTTTGGCGAGGACGATGTGCTGCGGGCCGCCCGCCTGCGCGAACGCTGGGGCCTGCCGGGGCAGGGGGTGGCCAGCGCCGCGTCCTTCCGCGACAAGGTGCTGGCCCGCGCCCAGGTGCAGGCGGCGGGGGTGCCGGCCCACCCGGGCGCCGCCCTGAACGGCCCGCTGGACCTGCTGGATTTCGTGGCCGCGCATGGCCTGCCCGTGTTCGTGAAGCCCCGGACCAGTTCGGGCTCGGTCTTTGGGCGCCAGATTGCGGACCCGGCTGCCCTGACGGCCTTTCTGGAAAGCGGTTTTGCCCCGCGTGTGCCCTACGCCGAATACGTCTCAGACCTGTGTGTTGAAACCTTTCACCCGGGGCGGCTGTATCACGTCGACGGCATCGCGGTTGGCGCCCAGGTGGCCTGGAGTTGGCCCAGCCAGTACCTCACCCCGGGGCTGGAGATCGGCGCTTTCGCCCAGACGCAGGTGGTGGGCAGCTTCATGCTGAGCCGCCAGGACCCGCTGTTCGGGCCGCTGCAAACGTACGCGCGAGCGGTGTGCGCGGCGCTGAACCTGCCCAGCGGCCACACCTTCCACGCCGAAATTTTTGTACACGAGGACGGCTCGCTGTCCCTGTGCGAGATCGCCTGCCGCACCGGCGGGGGCCGCATCAATGACACGCTGCACCGGGCGGGCGGCCCGAACCTGAACGAGTGGCAGTGCCGCCTGCAGGCCGGGATGGTGGACGAGGCGGCCGCACAGGCCCACCTTCAGGCCCTGGAACCGGCGCAGCTGTGCGGCTGGCTGCTCTTTCCGCCGCAGGAAGGCGTGTGCCTGCGGGTGCCGGACTTCACGGAGCTGCCGGGGGTGCAGGCGGCCCAGCTGAACATTGCTCCCGGCGAGGCGGGCTGGGCGCGGGGCTTCAGTGGGGATGCGGCCGGGCATGTGGTCATGGGTGCCCCGGACGGTCCTGCGCTGGCGCGGGCTATGGGGGCAGCCCTGGCGCGGGTGCAGGAGGGTTTGGTGTTTGGCCCGGCAGAAGCGGTTCTGCCGCCCTGCTGA
- a CDS encoding TVP38/TMEM64 family protein, which yields MTAAAHPPRYLRWLILGGAALLLIVVALQPEVRAFLGRGYAALTSSDPQVTHAFVSGLGWAGPLALIAGFVLQAVLPVLPALVMTAVTARAYGPLEGFVIVYVGTLLGAAAGYGLGRLVGDTLVRTLAGERARLAAHAFAERHGVQGVLMVRLMPVLSADVMNLVAGAARMGFRPFMLATAAGALPVTALVVWLSGSGQRLMWGLGLLSAVVGAVALGRWWLSRRAGAGRRDEGPVSEEGTGAESTPGNAG from the coding sequence ATGACGGCCGCTGCCCACCCCCCCCGCTACCTGCGCTGGTTGATTCTGGGGGGCGCGGCGCTGCTGCTGATCGTGGTGGCGCTGCAGCCAGAGGTCCGCGCCTTTCTGGGCCGGGGCTACGCCGCGCTCACCAGCAGCGACCCCCAGGTCACACACGCCTTTGTGTCGGGGCTGGGGTGGGCGGGGCCGCTGGCCCTGATCGCGGGCTTCGTATTGCAGGCGGTGCTGCCGGTGCTGCCCGCCCTGGTCATGACGGCCGTGACGGCGCGCGCTTACGGCCCGCTGGAAGGCTTCGTGATCGTGTACGTGGGCACGCTGCTGGGCGCGGCGGCCGGCTACGGCCTGGGGCGCCTGGTGGGCGATACCCTGGTGCGCACCCTGGCGGGTGAGCGGGCGCGGCTGGCCGCCCACGCCTTTGCCGAGCGCCACGGCGTCCAGGGCGTGCTGATGGTGCGCCTGATGCCGGTGCTCTCGGCCGACGTGATGAATCTGGTGGCGGGGGCTGCCCGCATGGGGTTCCGGCCCTTCATGCTGGCAACCGCTGCTGGGGCGCTGCCCGTTACGGCCCTGGTGGTGTGGCTCAGCGGCAGTGGTCAGCGGCTGATGTGGGGTCTGGGCCTGCTTTCGGCGGTGGTGGGGGCCGTGGCCCTGGGGCGCTGGTGGCTCTCACGCCGCGCGGGGGCTGGGCGCCGCGATGAGGGTCCGGTTAGCGAAGAGGGGACAGGCGCCGAATCGACTCCGGGCAACGCTGGTTGA
- a CDS encoding nitronate monooxygenase, protein MTTLPASAAAPALPVPAPLPRIIQGGMGIAVSDWQLARTVSQHGGLGVVSGTGIDTVLLRRLQDGDPGGHLRRVLATFPNPLLVQACLGRFFRPGGRAPGEPYARLPLPSAGRYRDAWEMTLLGAYAEVALAREGHAQPVGLNLLTKLQLHTLPALYGALLAGVDTVIMGAGIPRDIPGILDALAAGQPATLRLDVRGGEALPLTFDPADLGLPRVPLARPRFYPVVSSHVLAGVLAKKASGAVQGFIVEGPSAGGHNAPPRGPLTLDGQGQPVYGERDAADLGAMRALGLPFWLAGGYGTAAGLQAALAAGATGIQVGTLFAFAQESGLRADLKADVLARAAQGPLAVFTDPQASPTGFPFKVVALPGTLAQPEVYAARTRVCDLGYLREAYRTEQGGVGWRCPAEPVAAYVAKGGEAASTQGRKCLCNALLADAGYAQVGRGAQPEPGLLTSGDDLGALRDWAPGYRAADVLRLLGS, encoded by the coding sequence ATGACCACCCTGCCTGCCTCCGCCGCCGCTCCTGCGCTTCCTGTTCCCGCGCCCCTGCCCCGCATCATTCAGGGCGGCATGGGCATCGCCGTGTCCGATTGGCAGCTGGCCCGCACCGTGTCGCAGCACGGCGGGCTGGGCGTGGTGTCCGGCACCGGCATTGACACGGTGCTGCTGCGCCGCTTGCAGGACGGCGACCCCGGCGGGCATCTGCGCCGCGTGCTGGCCACCTTTCCCAACCCCTTGCTGGTGCAGGCGTGCCTGGGGCGGTTTTTCCGCCCGGGGGGCCGGGCGCCCGGCGAACCCTATGCCCGCCTGCCGCTGCCGTCGGCTGGCCGCTACCGCGACGCCTGGGAGATGACCCTGCTGGGCGCCTACGCCGAGGTGGCCCTGGCCCGCGAGGGGCACGCGCAGCCGGTGGGCCTGAACCTGCTGACCAAGCTGCAACTGCACACCCTGCCTGCTCTGTACGGCGCCCTGCTGGCGGGGGTGGACACCGTGATCATGGGCGCCGGAATTCCCCGTGACATCCCAGGCATTCTGGACGCCCTGGCCGCCGGGCAGCCGGCCACGCTGCGGCTGGACGTCAGGGGCGGCGAGGCCCTGCCCCTCACCTTTGATCCGGCCGACCTCGGGCTGCCCCGCGTGCCCCTGGCGCGGCCCCGGTTTTACCCGGTGGTGTCCTCGCATGTGCTGGCGGGGGTGCTGGCGAAAAAGGCCAGTGGGGCGGTGCAGGGCTTCATCGTGGAGGGGCCCTCGGCGGGCGGGCACAACGCGCCGCCGCGCGGTCCCCTGACCCTGGACGGCCAGGGCCAGCCGGTCTACGGGGAGCGCGACGCCGCCGACCTGGGCGCCATGCGCGCGCTGGGGCTGCCCTTCTGGCTGGCGGGGGGCTACGGTACGGCCGCAGGGCTGCAGGCGGCACTGGCCGCTGGGGCGACAGGCATTCAGGTGGGCACCCTCTTTGCCTTTGCCCAGGAATCTGGCCTGCGCGCCGACCTGAAGGCAGACGTGCTGGCGCGCGCCGCCCAGGGGCCGCTGGCGGTGTTCACCGACCCGCAGGCCTCGCCCACCGGCTTTCCCTTCAAGGTGGTGGCGCTGCCCGGCACCCTGGCCCAGCCCGAGGTCTACGCCGCCCGCACCCGGGTGTGCGATCTGGGCTACCTGCGCGAGGCCTACCGCACGGAGCAGGGCGGCGTGGGCTGGCGCTGCCCCGCCGAGCCGGTGGCGGCCTATGTGGCCAAAGGCGGCGAGGCGGCCAGCACCCAGGGCCGCAAGTGCCTGTGTAACGCCCTGCTGGCCGACGCCGGCTACGCCCAGGTGGGGCGCGGCGCCCAGCCCGAGCCAGGGCTGCTGACCAGCGGCGACGACCTGGGCGCCCTGCGAGACTGGGCCCCCGGGTACCGCGCGGCAGACGTGCTGCGCTTGCTGGGCAGCTGA
- a CDS encoding histidine phosphatase family protein: MTQRPAKLAPTGFAAPDRASATEFWVVRHGESTWNADGRYQGQADVPLSHIGILQAASLAERLTGQTFDAVYTSDLQRASRTAEIVAERLDGAPAPQTHPGLREIDVGELSGLVITEIRARYPAYLQALSTEPWSTRRPGGESMEDLYARSGAAFGALRARHPGGRVLVFTHGGVVRVAVGLALGGVPANAWARLSVSNTSITRVLLGEGSGMLLGFNDDAHLENLLEATEADDVLGQAP, encoded by the coding sequence TTGACCCAGCGACCGGCCAAACTGGCCCCCACCGGGTTTGCGGCCCCCGACCGCGCCAGCGCCACCGAGTTCTGGGTGGTGCGCCACGGCGAGAGCACCTGGAATGCCGATGGCCGCTACCAGGGGCAGGCGGACGTGCCCCTGAGCCACATTGGCATTCTGCAGGCCGCCAGCCTCGCTGAGCGCCTGACCGGCCAGACCTTCGACGCGGTGTACACCAGCGACCTGCAGCGGGCCTCGCGCACCGCCGAGATCGTGGCCGAGCGCCTGGACGGGGCCCCGGCGCCGCAGACGCACCCAGGGCTGCGCGAGATTGACGTGGGCGAACTGTCGGGGCTGGTGATCACCGAGATTCGGGCGCGTTACCCGGCCTACCTGCAAGCCCTCTCTACCGAACCCTGGAGCACCCGGCGCCCCGGCGGTGAGAGCATGGAAGACCTGTATGCCCGCAGCGGCGCGGCCTTTGGGGCATTGCGGGCCCGCCACCCCGGCGGGCGGGTGCTGGTCTTTACCCACGGCGGCGTGGTGCGCGTGGCGGTGGGGCTGGCCCTGGGCGGCGTGCCCGCCAACGCCTGGGCCCGCCTGAGCGTGTCCAACACCTCTATTACCCGGGTGCTGCTGGGCGAGGGCAGCGGCATGCTGCTGGGCTTCAACGACGACGCCCACCTGGAAAACCTGCTGGAAGCCACCGAAGCCGACGACGTGCTGGGCCAGGCGCCCTGA
- the glcF gene encoding glycolate oxidase subunit GlcF: MNNEIRGAVPGGQGEVMAHAVDACVHCGFCLPACPTYALLGDEMDSPRGRIVLMKEVLEGALPLADASPHLDRCLGCQGCVTACPSGVPYGELITAFRGWSEPQRARSPLDRAKRSAILKILPAPKVFSVAARVGQYTKPLAPLLPAALRAPLDLLPETVPAMQPSPAVTPARGVQRGRVAFLVGCAQQALTPNFNAATLRVLARNGIEVVVPEGQGCCGAAALHTGARDEALTLVRRNLAAFHPGDYDAILSNAAGCGAGLKEYPMVLRGEHDEARARAFAAKVMDISEYLHRLLQAGELEPPLPASRPITVAYHDACHLAHAQGVRAAPRALLRFIPGVTVQEVPEGDLCCGSAGTYNLEQPELASQLGARKAKNILSTAPDLIASGNIGCHTQIQSHVRRAGSRAPVLHTVEVLDRAYRGEL; encoded by the coding sequence GTGAACAACGAGATTCGGGGGGCGGTGCCCGGGGGCCAGGGCGAGGTGATGGCGCACGCCGTGGACGCCTGCGTGCACTGCGGCTTTTGCCTGCCCGCCTGCCCCACCTACGCGCTGCTGGGCGACGAGATGGATAGCCCCCGTGGCCGCATTGTCCTAATGAAAGAGGTGCTGGAGGGCGCCCTGCCCCTGGCCGACGCCTCGCCGCACCTGGACCGCTGCCTGGGCTGCCAGGGCTGCGTGACCGCCTGCCCCAGCGGCGTGCCCTACGGCGAGCTGATCACGGCGTTTCGCGGCTGGTCGGAGCCTCAGCGGGCGCGCTCGCCACTGGACCGGGCCAAGCGGTCGGCCATCCTGAAGATCCTGCCGGCCCCGAAGGTCTTTAGCGTGGCGGCCCGGGTGGGGCAGTACACCAAGCCCCTGGCGCCGCTGCTGCCCGCTGCCCTGCGCGCGCCGCTGGACCTGCTGCCCGAAACGGTGCCCGCCATGCAGCCCAGCCCCGCCGTGACCCCGGCCCGGGGCGTGCAGCGCGGCCGGGTGGCCTTTCTGGTGGGCTGCGCCCAGCAGGCCCTGACCCCCAACTTCAACGCGGCGACCCTGCGGGTGCTGGCCCGCAACGGCATTGAGGTGGTGGTGCCAGAGGGCCAGGGCTGCTGCGGCGCCGCCGCCCTGCACACCGGCGCGCGGGACGAGGCCCTGACCCTGGTGCGCCGCAACCTCGCCGCCTTTCACCCGGGCGATTACGACGCCATCCTCTCCAACGCAGCGGGCTGCGGGGCGGGCCTCAAGGAGTACCCGATGGTGCTGCGTGGCGAACACGATGAAGCGCGGGCCCGCGCCTTTGCCGCCAAGGTCATGGACATCAGCGAGTATCTGCACCGGCTGCTGCAAGCCGGCGAACTGGAACCGCCTCTGCCCGCCTCGCGCCCCATCACGGTGGCTTACCACGACGCCTGCCACCTCGCCCACGCCCAGGGGGTGCGCGCCGCGCCCCGCGCCCTGCTGCGCTTCATTCCGGGGGTCACCGTGCAGGAGGTCCCCGAAGGCGACCTGTGCTGCGGCTCGGCGGGCACCTACAACCTGGAACAGCCCGAACTGGCCAGCCAGCTGGGCGCGCGCAAGGCGAAGAACATCCTGTCGACGGCGCCGGACCTGATCGCCAGCGGCAACATTGGCTGCCACACCCAGATTCAGAGCCATGTGCGCCGGGCGGGCAGCCGGGCGCCGGTGCTGCACACGGTGGAAGTGCTGGACCGGGCGTACCGGGGGGAATTGTGA
- a CDS encoding MBL fold metallo-hydrolase yields the protein MCTEARQTGINRCRTATLLRVGPPTALLDAGPDTHAALAGLERPLVPDTVLLPHAHNDHVLGLGDLLDDVRYGGAPCQCLPRPA from the coding sequence GTGTGTACCGAAGCCCGCCAGACCGGTATCAACCGCTGCCGTACCGCGACCCTGCTGCGTGTGGGGCCGCCGACGGCGCTGCTGGACGCCGGACCCGACACGCACGCGGCGCTGGCCGGCCTGGAACGCCCCCTGGTGCCGGACACGGTGCTGCTGCCGCACGCCCACAACGACCATGTGCTGGGCCTGGGCGACCTGCTGGACGACGTGCGCTACGGGGGGGCACCCTGCCAGTGTCTGCCCCGGCCAGCGTGA
- a CDS encoding isoprenylcysteine carboxylmethyltransferase family protein, whose translation MKARLAAPLLVGALVAQRLLELRVARANERWAHERGAVEYGQAHYPLFFVLHPAWLLGTLLEGRRPGARVSWPALGLLLLAQPLRYWVIRTLGRYWNTRILIVPGGQRVTGGPFRYLKHPNYAVVALELAAAPLAVGAWRTALAFTLLNAALLLGLRIPAEEAALRAYAQGRPDHQGGE comes from the coding sequence GTGAAGGCCCGCTTGGCCGCGCCGCTGCTGGTGGGCGCCCTGGTCGCGCAGCGCCTGCTGGAACTGCGGGTGGCCCGCGCCAACGAACGCTGGGCCCACGAGCGGGGCGCGGTGGAATACGGGCAGGCGCATTACCCCCTGTTTTTTGTGCTGCACCCGGCCTGGCTGCTGGGCACGCTGCTGGAGGGCCGCCGCCCCGGTGCGCGCGTCAGCTGGCCGGCCCTGGGGCTGCTGCTGCTGGCCCAGCCGCTGCGCTACTGGGTGATTCGCACCCTGGGGCGCTACTGGAACACCCGCATCCTGATTGTGCCGGGGGGGCAGCGGGTCACGGGCGGGCCCTTTCGTTACCTGAAGCACCCCAACTACGCGGTGGTGGCCCTGGAGCTGGCGGCGGCCCCGCTGGCGGTGGGCGCGTGGCGCACCGCCCTGGCCTTTACCCTGCTGAACGCGGCCCTGCTGCTGGGCCTGCGCATCCCCGCCGAGGAAGCGGCGCTGCGGGCCTACGCCCAGGGGAGGCCGGACCACCAGGGCGGAGAGTGA
- a CDS encoding MFS transporter — MQARLATTGHATAIALAVTAGHFINDAYGAMLTPLTPALQAKYGVSIAAVTFLSSMYSLTSSVLQPLLGILGERLDRRYAAALGPLLTGLGLTLMGFMPWFGALVLLVAVAGFGSGFFHPAGAAYVAQHSPPDKRGLWASLFSAGGTAGMALGPVFAGVGLTHLPWFALIGAAVAALTFAVTPAGVQKARRVSWAEYAGIFRGPLAWLWGMAVLRSLASMGYNAMLPFILLGRGYGPREVGLTLGVYSVASAVGGIIGGRLSDRHGRVPVLRGAILTTIPLFAGLILSSPANWWFYPLTFIVGAAVNASIPVGVVAAQEYAPGHVAVASSIMMGFSWGFAGLLLFLVGALADVTSPVTAALASLALLLPSALIAARLPEPPRADLK; from the coding sequence ATGCAGGCCCGCCTCGCCACCACCGGCCACGCCACCGCCATTGCGCTGGCGGTCACCGCCGGGCACTTCATCAACGACGCCTACGGCGCCATGCTGACCCCGCTGACCCCGGCCCTGCAGGCCAAATACGGCGTGAGTATCGCCGCCGTGACCTTTCTGTCCAGCATGTATTCGCTGACCAGTTCGGTGCTGCAGCCCCTGCTGGGCATTCTGGGCGAGCGCCTGGACCGCCGCTACGCCGCCGCGCTGGGCCCGCTGCTCACTGGCCTGGGCCTGACGCTGATGGGCTTCATGCCCTGGTTTGGCGCGCTGGTGCTGCTGGTGGCGGTGGCGGGCTTCGGCAGCGGGTTTTTCCACCCGGCCGGGGCCGCCTATGTGGCCCAGCACAGCCCGCCCGACAAACGGGGCCTGTGGGCCAGCCTGTTCAGTGCCGGGGGCACGGCCGGCATGGCGCTGGGGCCGGTCTTTGCGGGGGTGGGCCTCACGCATCTGCCCTGGTTCGCCCTGATCGGCGCGGCGGTGGCGGCCCTGACCTTTGCCGTCACCCCGGCGGGGGTGCAAAAGGCGCGGCGCGTGTCATGGGCGGAGTACGCCGGGATTTTCCGGGGGCCGCTGGCGTGGCTGTGGGGCATGGCGGTGCTGCGCTCATTGGCCAGCATGGGCTACAACGCCATGCTGCCCTTCATCCTGCTGGGCCGGGGCTACGGTCCGCGCGAGGTGGGCCTGACGCTGGGGGTCTATTCCGTGGCCAGCGCGGTGGGCGGCATCATCGGCGGGCGCCTGAGTGACCGCCACGGGCGGGTGCCGGTGCTGCGCGGCGCCATTCTCACCACCATTCCCCTGTTTGCGGGACTCATTCTGTCCAGTCCGGCCAACTGGTGGTTTTACCCTTTGACCTTCATAGTGGGGGCCGCTGTGAACGCCAGCATTCCGGTGGGCGTGGTGGCCGCCCAGGAGTACGCGCCGGGGCATGTGGCGGTGGCCAGCTCGATCATGATGGGCTTTTCCTGGGGCTTTGCGGGGCTGCTGCTGTTCTTGGTGGGCGCCCTGGCCGATGTGACCAGCCCCGTCACGGCGGCGCTGGCCAGCCTCGCCCTGCTGCTGCCCAGCGCCCTGATTGCGGCGCGCCTGCCCGAGCCACCCCGGGCGGACCTGAAGTAG
- the meaB gene encoding methylmalonyl Co-A mutase-associated GTPase MeaB: MSAPSAPPTGPLLERYRAGDLRALARAVTLAEAGLDGARPLLRAARQRAARGERAVVLGVTGSPGSGKSTLVDALIAALRARGQRVAVLAVDPSSPYSGGAILGDRIRMLRHHADPGVFVRSLASRGALGGLSERTPGVLALMEGAGFDWVILETVGVGQSEVDIAAACDHTLLVLTPAGGDGVQAFKAGIMEIADVIAVNKADLPGADRTVRELMAAQGLGAHDEHTWFAPIRKTIAAKGEGIDAVIAAVEAHRAHLGEAGLLARREARAEYEVRTLVQERLLRRARAQGRDLYQRVAQGELDAEQAADDLLGAR, translated from the coding sequence GTGAGCGCTCCTTCTGCCCCGCCCACGGGCCCGCTGCTAGAGCGCTACCGCGCCGGGGACCTGCGCGCCCTGGCCCGCGCCGTCACCCTGGCCGAGGCGGGACTGGACGGCGCCCGGCCCCTGCTGCGCGCCGCCCGGCAGCGGGCCGCGCGGGGTGAGCGCGCCGTGGTGCTGGGCGTGACTGGCAGCCCTGGCAGCGGCAAAAGTACCCTGGTGGACGCCCTGATCGCCGCCCTGCGTGCCCGGGGGCAGCGGGTGGCGGTGCTGGCGGTGGACCCCAGCAGCCCCTACAGCGGCGGGGCGATTCTGGGCGACCGCATTCGCATGCTGCGCCACCACGCCGACCCCGGGGTGTTCGTGCGCTCGCTGGCCAGCCGGGGCGCCCTGGGCGGCCTCTCGGAGCGCACCCCGGGCGTGCTGGCCCTGATGGAAGGCGCGGGTTTCGACTGGGTGATTCTGGAAACGGTGGGCGTGGGCCAGAGTGAGGTGGACATCGCCGCCGCCTGCGACCACACCCTGCTGGTGCTGACCCCGGCGGGCGGCGACGGCGTGCAGGCCTTCAAGGCGGGCATCATGGAAATTGCCGATGTGATCGCCGTGAACAAGGCCGACCTGCCCGGCGCCGACCGCACCGTGCGCGAGCTGATGGCCGCGCAGGGCCTGGGCGCCCACGATGAGCACACCTGGTTTGCGCCCATCCGCAAGACCATTGCGGCCAAGGGCGAGGGGATAGACGCCGTGATTGCCGCCGTGGAGGCCCACCGCGCCCACCTGGGGGAAGCCGGGCTGCTGGCCCGCCGTGAAGCCCGCGCCGAATACGAGGTGCGCACGCTGGTGCAAGAACGCCTGCTGCGCCGCGCCCGCGCCCAGGGCCGCGACCTGTACCAGCGGGTGGCCCAGGGCGAACTGGACGCCGAGCAGGCCGCCGACGACCTGCTGGGGGCCCGGTGA